In the Candidatus Thermokryptus mobilis genome, TTAACCGCCTCATTTATATGCTCAACCGTTATCTTAACATCCTGCTTGTCCCTTCTTCCCTCAAAAGCAAGAAAAGCCGCCTCCTCTATTATCTGCTCTATATCCGCCCCAGAATAACCTTCCAACCTCCTCGCAATCTCACTGATCTGCATATCCGTTAACCTATGCTCCCTATCCCTTAAATACATCTTTATTATCTCAACCCTCGCACTTTCATCTGGTAACCCAATATAAAATAACTTATCAAACCTCCCCGGTCTGAGAAAAGCACTATCTATCATCTCAGGCTTATTCGTTGCTGCAATCACTATAATCGGCTTGCTTTTATCCTTAAATATCCTACTTAATTGACTCAAAAGAACAGGAATAACCCTTTGCATAACCGACGATGTCTGCTCCTCCCTCCTACACAATATCCACTCCGCCTCATCCAAAAATACCACAGCTCGCGGCTCTTTCTCCAACCTAGAAAATATCCTCTCTAACCTTTTCTCCGCCTCCCCAGGATAACCCAAAATCACAGACGGACTTATCTCTATAAATTTCGCCTGTATGTGATTCGCTATCGCCATCGCTATAAGAGTCTTCCCAGTTCCCGGAGGACCAAAAAGTAACATACCGCCTCCAACCCTAAGCCTCAACTTTGAAGCTAACTCCTCATCCTCAAACGGAGCAATTAACCTCTGATAAATAAAC is a window encoding:
- a CDS encoding ATP-binding protein; this translates as MSRRNWDIGCCSFGDYCRGKVKLITEKPRRIERAFEKLERFVELREIKKDKYTYKVTKQRVYGPGVTNMVLSLFKVGDDFYSGLDLYEVDELFPQYRLEDVAGLGDVKRFIYQRLIAPFEDEELASKLRLRVGGGMLLFGPPGTGKTLIAMAIANHIQAKFIEISPSVILGYPGEAEKRLERIFSRLEKEPRAVVFLDEAEWILCRREEQTSSVMQRVIPVLLSQLSRIFKDKSKPIIVIAATNKPEMIDSAFLRPGRFDKLFYIGLPDESARVEIIKMYLRDREHRLTDMQISEIARRLEGYSGADIEQIIEEAAFLAFEGRRDKQDVKITVEHINEAV